In Pyxidicoccus xibeiensis, the following proteins share a genomic window:
- a CDS encoding nucleotidyltransferase family protein, with amino-acid sequence MKAVAIILAAGEARRMAHPKALIEHEGGKSFLQSLASTFGKAGCSVLAVVGKDSEVVREQHPGLDMVEAERWQEGLLVSVKTGLEAALEAGADVVLLHPVDMPALRASTLKSLLKLVGETDELLRPEFESAPGWPLVLSRAAAERLRTAEGAQLEPALTALKLRRVPVKDPGVVVNINTPETYERLFGTAPKLAPPPKRRGKRTGGSTTVGDIGGSAVPMAAASDE; translated from the coding sequence ATGAAGGCGGTCGCAATCATCCTCGCTGCGGGTGAGGCCCGGCGGATGGCCCATCCCAAGGCACTCATCGAACACGAAGGGGGAAAGAGCTTCCTCCAGTCCCTGGCGTCCACCTTTGGCAAGGCGGGCTGCTCGGTGCTGGCGGTGGTCGGAAAGGACTCCGAGGTGGTGCGCGAGCAGCACCCGGGGCTGGACATGGTGGAGGCCGAGCGGTGGCAGGAAGGGCTGCTGGTCTCCGTGAAGACGGGGCTGGAGGCCGCGCTGGAGGCGGGTGCGGACGTCGTGCTCCTGCACCCGGTGGACATGCCCGCGCTCCGGGCCTCCACGCTCAAGTCCCTGCTCAAGCTGGTGGGCGAGACGGACGAGCTGCTGCGTCCGGAGTTCGAGAGTGCGCCGGGCTGGCCCCTGGTGCTCTCCCGCGCCGCCGCCGAGCGGCTGCGCACCGCCGAGGGCGCGCAGCTGGAGCCCGCGCTGACGGCACTGAAGCTGCGGCGGGTGCCGGTGAAGGACCCCGGCGTGGTGGTCAACATCAACACGCCCGAGACGTATGAGCGGCTCTTCGGCACCGCGCCGAAGCTGGCGCCTCCGCCCAAGCGTCGCGGGAAGCGGACGGGAGGCTCCACCACGGTGGGGGACATCGGCGGCTCGGCGGTGCCCATGGCCGCGGCGTCCGACGAGTAG
- a CDS encoding response regulator, producing MAVVTQVSARSTVLLVEDDPDLRGAMAEALRDEGHEVVLALDGEEGLRLLTALETPCLVLIDLETPLVRGSVLVERLRADARFNRTRVVGLTGDPQPVPPGVAALLRKPVRLETLLTMVRRHCPGQDAATGSGS from the coding sequence GTGGCTGTCGTGACCCAGGTGTCAGCGCGCTCCACGGTCCTCCTCGTCGAGGACGATCCGGACCTCCGGGGGGCGATGGCGGAGGCCCTCCGCGACGAGGGACATGAGGTGGTGCTGGCCCTGGATGGGGAGGAGGGGCTGCGGTTGCTCACCGCGCTCGAGACGCCCTGCCTGGTGCTCATCGACCTGGAGACGCCGCTGGTGCGCGGCAGCGTCCTGGTGGAGCGGCTGAGGGCGGACGCGCGCTTCAATCGGACGCGGGTGGTGGGGTTGACGGGAGACCCGCAGCCCGTGCCACCCGGCGTGGCGGCCCTGCTGCGCAAGCCCGTCAGGTTGGAGACGCTGCTGACCATGGTGCGGCGGCACTGCCCGGGTCAGGACGCCGCCACCGGGAGCGGCAGCTAG
- a CDS encoding CBS domain-containing protein: protein MTSCRSPQLQSLIVRAVTLFPEDTVLSALQVMHHHGVHVLPVVDGRGGELLGEVTEGELQRLSASAPLARLAEILTVKALSVPEETTVLPYEPALSDASPRWLH from the coding sequence GTGACGAGTTGCCGAAGTCCCCAGCTCCAGTCCCTCATTGTTCGCGCGGTGACGCTCTTCCCCGAGGACACGGTCCTCTCCGCACTCCAGGTGATGCATCACCACGGAGTTCACGTGCTGCCGGTGGTGGACGGCAGGGGTGGAGAGCTGCTGGGCGAGGTGACGGAAGGGGAGCTGCAGCGCCTCTCGGCGTCCGCGCCCCTGGCCCGGCTGGCTGAAATTCTGACCGTGAAGGCACTGAGCGTCCCGGAAGAAACGACGGTGCTTCCGTACGAGCCGGCGCTGTCCGACGCCTCGCCGCGCTGGCTGCACTGA
- the sitA6 gene encoding SitA6 family polymorphic toxin lipoprotein has protein sequence MRSALSSPCLLGLTALLLACASSTPATQVVAGAEITATCERPGADQCVTLGCDEGWCAFFRCEDLAPQVAPANMPAARPPLRRGWGVRLGIRSSAQPVMTFQWRPDVQVRPVFQLPAGRFVRHHIFPQAPDLALYFQRAGIKIHDFTLLIPEYVHWRIHGGGPRGGRWNQAWADFIKAHPRPPPPEVIYRHAGELMFRFELTGKVMPYYSR, from the coding sequence ATGCGCTCCGCCCTCTCGTCTCCGTGTCTCCTGGGGCTGACCGCGCTGCTGCTGGCGTGCGCATCCTCTACTCCCGCGACGCAGGTCGTGGCTGGCGCGGAAATCACTGCCACGTGTGAGCGCCCGGGCGCAGACCAGTGCGTCACCCTGGGCTGTGACGAAGGCTGGTGCGCCTTCTTTCGCTGCGAAGACCTCGCGCCGCAGGTAGCACCAGCGAACATGCCCGCTGCGCGGCCTCCGCTGCGCAGGGGCTGGGGCGTGCGCCTGGGAATACGCAGTAGCGCCCAGCCGGTGATGACCTTCCAGTGGCGCCCCGATGTCCAGGTGCGCCCGGTCTTCCAGCTCCCGGCGGGTCGGTTCGTCAGGCACCACATCTTTCCCCAGGCCCCTGACCTCGCCCTCTACTTCCAGCGGGCGGGCATCAAGATTCACGACTTCACACTGCTCATCCCGGAGTACGTCCACTGGCGCATTCACGGCGGCGGGCCACGAGGAGGACGCTGGAATCAGGCCTGGGCGGACTTCATCAAGGCCCACCCGCGTCCTCCTCCGCCAGAGGTCATCTACCGCCATGCCGGCGAGCTGATGTTCCGCTTTGAGCTGACCGGGAAGGTCATGCCCTACTACAGCCGGTGA
- the sitI6 gene encoding SitI6 family double-CXXCG motif immunity protein codes for MRFYQVEEDRAAGYTGDLRAVPRWGFPGITACPGCGAGGGQAGLQYPCVDLSSLPELERKELEDPGRQVGFEDFLRLRERVRPHAPGWARLEPGADFGPLTGTASGTFGPLFMQNPWSLYLRREALEQLQGVGVRGLTGCPLAVRFREKSPPGLLALQLELHGRFHPDCLPPDRTPPCPKCGSVRHAMPEPPILDAASLPEHTDLFRLDAWTTLIVASQRLVEAVQRLALDGVSFRELRVR; via the coding sequence TTGAGGTTCTACCAGGTCGAAGAGGACAGGGCGGCGGGCTACACGGGCGACCTGCGTGCCGTTCCCAGATGGGGGTTCCCTGGCATCACTGCCTGTCCCGGGTGTGGCGCGGGCGGTGGCCAGGCGGGCCTCCAGTATCCCTGTGTCGACCTGTCGAGCCTGCCCGAGCTTGAGCGCAAGGAGCTCGAAGACCCGGGCCGGCAGGTCGGCTTCGAGGACTTCCTCCGGCTCAGGGAACGGGTGCGGCCCCACGCACCCGGCTGGGCCCGCCTCGAGCCCGGCGCGGACTTCGGCCCGCTGACAGGCACAGCCAGTGGCACCTTCGGCCCACTCTTCATGCAGAACCCCTGGTCGCTCTACCTCCGCCGCGAGGCGCTGGAGCAGCTTCAAGGCGTGGGCGTGCGCGGGTTGACGGGCTGCCCACTCGCCGTGCGCTTTCGCGAGAAAAGCCCTCCCGGCCTGCTCGCGTTGCAGCTCGAGCTCCACGGACGCTTCCATCCGGACTGCCTGCCGCCGGACCGCACTCCTCCGTGCCCGAAGTGCGGAAGCGTCCGTCACGCGATGCCAGAGCCCCCCATCCTCGATGCGGCCTCCCTGCCGGAGCACACGGACCTGTTCCGGCTCGACGCCTGGACGACCCTGATTGTCGCAAGCCAGCGCTTGGTGGAGGCCGTGCAAAGGCTCGCGCTGGATGGCGTCAGCTTCCGTGAGCTGAGGGTGCGGTAA